The Gemmatimonadaceae bacterium genomic sequence ACGAAGCCGAAGAACGCCCCCGCCTCCGCCTCAACGACGCGTCTCAAGGCCGGGCGCCTCAACAGCGGACGATCAAGCGCGCGTAGTCTCGCTCCGCCCTGACAAAACTGCGTCACCGCAGAGCCCGCGGAGAACGCAGAGGTCCGCAGAGGAAACACAAATTCCCTCGCGCCAAGAGCCGATTTTTTGTCGGAATCTGCGCGCGTGCCGCGATGAGACACTTGGGCGGGACGCGCCAACAGGGTGCCACGGCGTCCCACAAACAAGCTGACTCTTTGCGGGGGATTAGAGCGATCGGCTTTCCTCTGCGGACCTCTGCGTCCCCTGCGGTGAGCAGTTACAGTTGGATGGCTACGCCGCCGCGTCGGTCGCGTCGCGCACGGCGCGCCATTCGACGATGCACACCCCGCACAGCAGCGCGACGAGGCCGGCGGAGCCGAGGCACCATTCGCACCAGGCGTGGATGACGAACGCCTCGAGGGACGTGAGCCACAGCGTGAAGATCACGCCCCACACGGAGAGTACCAGCATCCAGCCGGCGAGAAGGCGCGAATTCTCGTGTGCGGGGCGCATTCCCATGATGGCCAGAACGAGCATCAGCGCGTAAAAGCCCGCGCCCCAGGCCGCGACGGGCAATCCGAGCAGCGACGACCACTTGCTCGTTTGCACCCGCTCGCACGAACCAACGTTGCAGGCGAGCGTGCCGACGACCCCGTAGTGGTACAGCGAGAGGTAGATGCCCAGGAACAGCCCGGCGAGGCTGATCACGACCATCCACTGACGTCGCGTCATCCAGGCTTTTTCGCGGACGGAAGCGGAACCGACTTGGCGGTGTCGCCGGCGGGCGGCGGCGCGGCCGGTGCCTTCGCCAACTCCGTGTTGATCACTTTCGCCATCTGGTCGTACGTGGGCACTCGGTCGATCAGGCTCGACCCGATGACAAACGTCGGCGTCGAGTTGACCTTGCGGGCGTCGCCGAGCGCCAAGTGCGCCTGAATTTTCGCCTGGTATTTCTTCGAGTCGATGCACTGATCGAACTTCGACGCATCCAGACCAAGCTGCCGGCCCGCCTGTTTCATGAACTTGTCGGGATTGTCGGTCACCTCACCGTTCCACTGATCCTGCGTCTGATACAGGTAGTCGTGGAAATCCCAAAAGCGGCCCTGCTCGTCGGCGCATGCGGCGGCGCGAGACGCCTGCCACGTATTCCGGTGGACGGACAGTGGAAAGTCGATGAACCGCCAGCGAACGAGGCCGGTGTTCACGAATTTCTTGCGGATGTCCGGCTCGGTGATCGTCGAGAAGTGGCCACACGCCGGACACTCGAAGTCGCCGAACTCCGTCACCTCGAGCCGCGCCGTGGAGCTGCCCATGACGTACCCCTCCGACTGGACCTTGGGCAACGTCGTATCGACGGGGCTCGCGGCGACGACGTCGTTTGCGCGAGTCGACTGGTACGTCAGCCACGCGACGCCACCGATGGCGATCACGGCGACGAGCAAATAGAACGCGCGATTGCTCGTCGACTGTTTGGAGGCCTTTACGGCTCCTTGTTTTCGTCCTCGTCCGGCGGGGGCGGAGGGGGTGGGGTCCACTCGCTTGCTTGCCATGTGCTCTGATCCGTCTCCTGTGCGTCGCGCACGATGCGCCGGTGTTCGGCGATCTCTGGCGTGTCGTACGTGATGCGTACTTCATAGTGAAAGAGCTCGCTGCGCACGTCGCCGATGAGTCGCATGAGCTCGCCCGCGTCTTCGAGCAAACGGCCCTGGCGGTCAAGCTCGCGGATGCGCTCAGCCAACGCCCGCAAGAGCGCCTCGAGATTTCGCGCCCGCCCTTCGTCGTAGGTCTGTTCCTGCTCCGACATGCATCCGCCTGAAGAAAAGCTCCGTCTGTAGCGAAAGATGCCACCGCGCAGACACGAATGGTAGAACGACACACCGTCGCGGCCGCGATCCTCGCACGCGGTTTGACCTTCTGACGATCGAAGCGCACGAAAGCGTTACCATTCTACGCGGTGAGGTGTCGTCTGCCCGAGCGCGAGCCCAGCCTCTCGAGAACGCCCGTTCCGCATGGACGCTGA encodes the following:
- a CDS encoding vitamin K epoxide reductase family protein; protein product: MTRRQWMVVISLAGLFLGIYLSLYHYGVVGTLACNVGSCERVQTSKWSSLLGLPVAAWGAGFYALMLVLAIMGMRPAHENSRLLAGWMLVLSVWGVIFTLWLTSLEAFVIHAWCEWCLGSAGLVALLCGVCIVEWRAVRDATDAAA
- a CDS encoding thioredoxin domain-containing protein, coding for MDPTPSAPAGRGRKQGAVKASKQSTSNRAFYLLVAVIAIGGVAWLTYQSTRANDVVAASPVDTTLPKVQSEGYVMGSSTARLEVTEFGDFECPACGHFSTITEPDIRKKFVNTGLVRWRFIDFPLSVHRNTWQASRAAACADEQGRFWDFHDYLYQTQDQWNGEVTDNPDKFMKQAGRQLGLDASKFDQCIDSKKYQAKIQAHLALGDARKVNSTPTFVIGSSLIDRVPTYDQMAKVINTELAKAPAAPPPAGDTAKSVPLPSAKKPG